A DNA window from Prevotella intermedia ATCC 25611 = DSM 20706 contains the following coding sequences:
- the mads7 gene encoding methylation-associated defense system protein MAD7 encodes MILKLKKGTVAFLNKELLYVDFKSVRLDRVLTNLFIKMYADGQPVQLAFRKEYTIDTLKSNLNALEEQGVINGVKDNPDGVEDWLRSSLLELVNRGNVIKEHVSTLKPLHLLSFRVQNSKYCRDYRASDQLYLMLKSNPEVMKGLVKYLSKGWDKASGEINTLEELDVDTTGILHITKPLRERKSMNKDVDIIPKPLLEKQAALFTDDIRRLLIYKEKLPRAVFIDYLRILCGLHLALYTMKVVYLLPKMIHAGTRNVVDDWSLVVDLTDNLDSIVSQFACKDIERMENSYGKYIRATYMVDIIQKRKRCDVDEAFRILKEDNNKQGEYYEKELNDIEDSLPNSDEKEFDKNDFHEMLEFFPEKDYFDMFVHVLEKSNLGASQYKYIHDFVDAVCMKNSSSMLLADSRSKHHPRRGALGSKLLETMVQLLVLKEKNNGGYETRSLSIDELAKAIRERYGLIINGIGEDRFADADVEMNAAFRVNMDAFKNKLRQIGFYTDMSDACILQKIRPRYKLED; translated from the coding sequence ATGATACTGAAATTAAAAAAAGGTACAGTTGCATTCTTGAATAAAGAATTGCTTTACGTTGACTTCAAGTCAGTAAGACTGGATCGTGTTCTTACTAACTTGTTTATTAAGATGTATGCTGATGGACAACCTGTCCAGCTGGCATTCAGAAAAGAATATACTATTGATACATTGAAGTCCAATCTCAATGCTCTTGAAGAACAAGGTGTAATCAATGGTGTTAAGGATAATCCTGACGGTGTAGAAGACTGGCTACGTAGTTCACTACTCGAATTGGTTAACCGTGGTAATGTTATTAAGGAACATGTATCAACCTTAAAGCCACTCCATCTATTGAGCTTCCGAGTACAGAACAGCAAGTACTGTCGTGACTATCGTGCTTCAGACCAATTATATCTCATGTTAAAGAGCAATCCTGAAGTTATGAAAGGATTGGTGAAGTATCTTAGCAAAGGTTGGGACAAAGCATCTGGCGAAATCAACACACTAGAGGAACTTGACGTAGATACCACAGGCATTCTACACATAACAAAGCCTCTCCGTGAACGCAAGAGTATGAATAAGGATGTCGATATTATCCCCAAGCCTCTTTTGGAGAAGCAAGCTGCATTGTTTACAGATGATATTCGTCGATTACTCATTTACAAAGAAAAACTCCCAAGGGCAGTTTTCATCGACTATCTGAGAATACTCTGTGGTCTTCATCTTGCACTCTATACAATGAAAGTTGTATATCTGTTGCCCAAGATGATTCATGCCGGTACTCGAAATGTTGTTGATGACTGGTCACTTGTAGTTGATTTGACAGATAATCTTGATAGTATTGTATCACAATTTGCTTGTAAAGACATCGAGCGAATGGAGAATAGCTATGGCAAATACATTCGTGCTACATACATGGTTGATATTATCCAGAAAAGAAAACGTTGCGATGTTGATGAAGCTTTCCGCATACTCAAAGAAGACAATAACAAGCAAGGAGAGTACTATGAGAAAGAGCTCAATGACATAGAAGATAGCCTTCCCAATAGCGATGAGAAGGAGTTTGATAAAAACGACTTCCATGAAATGTTAGAGTTCTTCCCAGAGAAAGACTATTTTGATATGTTTGTCCATGTGCTTGAAAAATCCAATTTGGGTGCAAGTCAGTACAAGTACATACATGACTTTGTCGATGCTGTCTGCATGAAGAACAGCTCTTCTATGTTACTGGCAGATAGCCGTTCTAAGCATCATCCTCGAAGAGGTGCATTAGGAAGCAAACTGCTTGAAACAATGGTACAGTTGCTAGTTCTCAAAGAGAAGAACAATGGCGGTTATGAAACTCGTTCTCTCTCTATAGATGAATTAGCTAAGGCTATTCGTGAGCGTTACGGCCTAATCATCAATGGTATTGGAGAAGATCGTTTTGCAGATGCTGATGTAGAAATGAATGCTGCATTCAGAGTTAACATGGATGCGTTCAAGAATAAACTTCGTCAGATTGGTTTTTATACAGATATGAGCGATGCTTGCATCCTCCAAAAGATTCGTCCACGTTATAAATTGGAAGACTAA
- the mads8 gene encoding methylation-associated defense system ATP-binding protein MAD8: MENIKTLYYERFIQHVVEAYSPKLKSAKPGHCMKITGLAMKELRVLLPLLRPLNSGMEVYILSETEKGEEFIHATKLIELRNNPDKSVLILVPSNSRTSAEDSYGDATFQNLSVAELQDSFVWKLIHELPEEKEYLWKQMTDLFEEIKPSRTTVINYLLYLETKQYADEAWGNGLYLFGMLPDKDLIKNEGSIRRRFMLNLEKVSSVMADFSLTAADRIVSLPLVRNTVQKDLMVFFTTTDNIEDAVSLFENIHDNHPEFNYAVLPWIDKDNESKPVKVMVDIVPGKDPKKELVRDADTGSLLLAIPQDKKGKVSFTITTDPSPKDNPDIFSFEIALVNIDDFSEVGVVKKAKVGTNKRASRKLSLNIASGMFEEGEYMLRVRALDENGIVLDTLKEFKEERVQASWLDAKEQNPNLQMEQYRLEQHVAYCNESESFTITTEEYSGEGEVDKRGKVNSLTQAIIHYRSTHLSKEEDLELPDVGTDRSMWIEGTLNNTYQFDFGAAYAYQIQLPKKLIQLETTFLKNDDELGHVEALLSGNLTDAKLLDPTDTAKQYPLFVAAKGLNIPDELTALRQDLFSIIRESAENESGLICTTDFTTNIGLIKGYLAEYDSWLRNLQETELSEEQIVCLQNLDTVLLTVEMPDGSNVKVKLITPLHPLRLAWMVNLYELYQDWEEKTLEYPKYHKAWYRKLDKLFMGLLPMEIAPLVLSESSLQEAYQYIGEITFGWGAYAQPSYGREDAFASGYRQLKSYTAMLLNVAREKQIDSDVSKDLVVRHLFNYGLSHPYTDKLVINLFNAGDAAVFAQALIELEKIGLGLDLTYEIRLFSDDNMLQSGEAFKELLDPEGYGRTAAEAEVFSQASANRLFPKLRFSLNKVSDFIDDHDKYQAHLSFLVNPFAVHTELVRPDELSRSFYLNGTICRDVVNAAKEGKSFVWNRYYSNKILPNPVSESANMEVSLFARLQEATGKLLSSTLEESVPATTLRLKENDMMLLLFVHDSSDWVITFDKNMGPEFYDLPCLGENDIPYLLDYVPGEDATGVSSYLTTKPTSEIGALMIPLFHEYGINLERYENFKQILEDVRSVSSSLIMQVNATSRKGFEVIGTTLCKRFLEKKGITKESFLIPIDLHKELFADLENENKERADNLVVKIDSAKKEILFTVVEIKCRNAHYNAEELHAKMVNQIENTIFALRSHFEIAVDGYYRLDRELKVLELKSFLEFYIRRAMRYGQLDPEFAHEYLVFMSKLADGYTIRFKQLGIVFDFTQMGRQKKHFYGDALIYSMGEPVIGEILNTEGTLNSQVLEAMDKEIVNFFEPTLTPRKDPDGEIVAPVQPLVPSDEPEQDSDYEVIIPKKSTIKTRAENPISDVQDEPITPSVDQPSVSFEPQEEPEHVDETTHTTESVTNPSQEVQTPSESEPVSEPEPIDLNYEKPSCDVIIGKNGDSPQFGIIGKMNSNGRVIGLDLNECNTISLFGVQGAGKSYTIGSITEMVLRQFSKVNLLPAPMASVIFHYSDSMDYAPEFTSMVYPNDEAGQLAKLKAEYGAEPGSIKDVILLAPESQVEARKEEYPDIEVHPIGFDSSELAVRDWMFLLGAMGNDSTYIKELKQIMKSCRNNMSLQNIRDGVVDNGHMSSSQRSMAEQKLDFAEEYITDGNKLQQYLKPGRLIIVDLRDEFIEKDEALGLFVVMLNIFSSVMKVDGRAFNKFIVFDEAHKYMNNKELVGSITTAIREMRHKGVSIMIASQDPMSLPTEIIELSSIVVMHRFSSPAWVKHVQKAITPLQTLTATEMAVLGSGEAYLWANKSSDKTITQRPIKISIRPRVTKHGGDTIQAIK; encoded by the coding sequence ATGGAAAATATTAAAACTCTATATTACGAGCGTTTCATACAACATGTTGTAGAAGCGTATTCACCTAAGTTGAAGTCAGCAAAGCCAGGACATTGTATGAAGATCACTGGTCTGGCTATGAAGGAACTTCGTGTCTTACTTCCATTGCTTCGTCCTTTGAACAGTGGAATGGAAGTTTATATCCTGTCTGAAACAGAGAAAGGAGAAGAATTTATTCATGCTACTAAGCTTATTGAACTACGTAACAATCCAGATAAATCGGTACTTATCCTTGTTCCGTCAAACAGTCGCACATCAGCAGAAGACTCTTATGGTGATGCGACCTTCCAAAATCTGTCTGTAGCAGAACTCCAAGATTCCTTCGTGTGGAAACTCATTCATGAATTACCAGAAGAAAAGGAATATCTTTGGAAACAGATGACAGATCTTTTTGAGGAGATAAAGCCATCAAGAACTACGGTTATCAACTATCTTCTATATTTGGAGACTAAACAATATGCCGATGAAGCATGGGGTAATGGATTGTACCTTTTTGGTATGCTTCCTGATAAAGACCTCATTAAAAATGAAGGTTCAATCAGAAGACGTTTTATGCTCAATTTAGAGAAGGTTTCTTCTGTGATGGCAGACTTTTCTTTAACGGCTGCTGACAGAATCGTTAGTCTGCCTTTAGTTAGAAATACCGTCCAGAAAGACTTGATGGTATTCTTTACTACAACTGACAATATCGAAGATGCTGTATCTCTCTTTGAGAATATTCACGATAATCATCCTGAATTTAATTATGCTGTTCTGCCTTGGATAGACAAAGACAACGAAAGTAAACCTGTAAAGGTTATGGTTGACATCGTTCCTGGAAAAGATCCCAAAAAGGAACTTGTCCGTGATGCCGATACAGGTTCCTTGCTATTGGCTATTCCACAAGACAAAAAGGGAAAGGTTTCATTTACGATAACGACGGATCCATCTCCAAAAGATAATCCAGATATTTTCTCATTCGAAATAGCCCTTGTCAACATCGATGACTTCTCTGAAGTAGGTGTTGTAAAAAAAGCTAAGGTTGGAACTAACAAGCGTGCCTCTCGTAAACTTTCATTGAATATTGCATCTGGCATGTTTGAAGAAGGTGAATATATGCTTCGTGTCCGTGCTCTTGACGAGAACGGTATTGTTCTTGACACATTAAAAGAATTCAAGGAAGAACGAGTACAGGCTTCATGGCTTGATGCGAAGGAGCAGAATCCTAACCTTCAAATGGAACAGTACCGATTGGAGCAACACGTGGCATACTGCAATGAATCAGAAAGCTTTACGATTACCACTGAAGAGTATTCTGGAGAAGGCGAAGTTGACAAACGAGGTAAAGTTAACAGTCTAACTCAGGCAATTATTCATTATCGCAGTACACATCTGTCTAAAGAAGAAGATTTAGAACTTCCTGACGTTGGTACTGATAGAAGCATGTGGATTGAGGGCACATTGAACAATACATATCAATTTGACTTTGGTGCTGCATACGCTTATCAGATTCAGCTTCCTAAAAAATTGATACAATTAGAAACCACGTTTCTTAAGAATGATGATGAATTAGGTCATGTGGAGGCATTGCTAAGTGGTAATCTAACAGACGCAAAATTGCTTGATCCTACAGACACAGCAAAACAGTACCCGTTGTTTGTTGCTGCTAAGGGACTTAATATTCCTGATGAGTTGACTGCATTGCGCCAAGACTTATTTTCAATTATACGTGAGTCTGCTGAAAATGAAAGCGGTCTAATATGTACCACAGACTTTACTACAAATATTGGTCTAATCAAAGGCTATCTCGCAGAATATGACTCTTGGTTGAGAAATCTCCAAGAGACAGAATTAAGCGAAGAGCAGATTGTTTGCTTACAGAATCTTGATACTGTACTTTTGACTGTCGAAATGCCTGATGGTAGCAATGTCAAAGTAAAGCTCATTACCCCACTTCACCCACTTCGTCTGGCTTGGATGGTCAACTTATATGAGTTGTACCAAGATTGGGAAGAAAAGACTTTAGAATATCCTAAGTACCATAAGGCTTGGTATCGAAAGTTAGATAAACTTTTCATGGGATTATTGCCAATGGAGATTGCCCCTCTCGTACTTAGCGAAAGCTCTTTGCAAGAGGCATATCAGTATATTGGTGAAATCACATTCGGTTGGGGTGCATATGCACAACCATCTTACGGAAGAGAAGATGCTTTTGCTTCTGGCTACCGTCAGTTGAAGTCATATACTGCGATGTTACTTAATGTGGCTCGTGAAAAGCAGATTGATAGTGATGTGAGCAAAGATTTAGTTGTTCGTCATCTGTTCAATTACGGTTTGTCCCATCCATACACGGATAAACTTGTCATCAACCTCTTCAACGCCGGAGATGCAGCTGTTTTTGCTCAGGCTCTTATAGAGTTAGAGAAAATTGGGCTTGGTCTTGACCTAACATATGAAATCCGTTTGTTCTCGGATGACAATATGCTACAATCAGGCGAAGCATTCAAAGAGTTGCTTGATCCAGAAGGCTATGGTAGAACCGCTGCTGAAGCCGAAGTATTTTCACAAGCTTCCGCAAACAGATTGTTCCCCAAGTTACGCTTCTCTCTGAACAAAGTCAGTGACTTTATTGATGACCACGATAAGTACCAGGCACACCTTTCGTTCTTGGTTAATCCATTCGCTGTACATACAGAGTTGGTTCGCCCTGACGAATTAAGCCGTTCTTTCTACCTGAATGGAACAATATGCCGAGACGTGGTTAATGCGGCGAAGGAAGGAAAGTCATTCGTGTGGAACAGGTATTACTCGAATAAGATTCTGCCAAATCCTGTGTCAGAGTCAGCAAACATGGAAGTTAGCTTGTTTGCACGTTTGCAAGAGGCTACAGGAAAACTACTCTCTTCTACTCTTGAAGAGTCAGTTCCAGCTACAACACTTCGCCTGAAAGAAAATGATATGATGCTGTTGTTATTCGTTCATGATAGCAGTGACTGGGTTATCACTTTTGATAAAAATATGGGGCCTGAATTCTATGACCTACCATGTCTGGGTGAAAACGATATTCCTTACCTACTTGATTATGTTCCTGGTGAAGATGCAACAGGTGTTTCGTCGTATCTTACTACCAAACCAACAAGCGAGATTGGAGCATTGATGATTCCACTCTTTCATGAATATGGTATTAACCTTGAAAGATATGAGAATTTCAAGCAGATATTGGAAGATGTCCGTTCTGTAAGTAGTTCATTGATTATGCAGGTTAATGCAACCTCTCGTAAGGGATTTGAGGTCATTGGCACCACACTTTGTAAGCGATTCTTAGAGAAGAAAGGGATAACAAAAGAGTCATTCCTTATTCCTATTGACCTTCATAAAGAATTGTTTGCAGACCTAGAAAACGAAAACAAGGAACGTGCAGACAATCTCGTTGTTAAAATCGACTCTGCAAAGAAAGAAATTCTGTTTACAGTAGTTGAAATTAAATGCCGCAATGCACATTACAATGCAGAAGAGCTTCATGCTAAGATGGTTAATCAAATTGAAAATACAATCTTTGCACTACGCTCGCACTTTGAAATTGCAGTAGATGGCTATTATAGACTTGACAGAGAGCTCAAAGTATTGGAATTGAAATCATTCTTGGAGTTCTATATTCGTCGTGCTATGCGCTATGGACAACTTGACCCAGAGTTTGCGCATGAGTATTTAGTGTTCATGAGTAAGTTGGCAGATGGATATACCATCAGATTTAAGCAATTAGGGATTGTATTTGACTTTACTCAAATGGGACGTCAGAAGAAGCACTTCTATGGAGATGCACTCATTTACTCTATGGGAGAACCAGTTATTGGCGAAATCCTTAATACAGAAGGAACTCTAAACAGCCAGGTACTTGAAGCAATGGACAAGGAAATCGTGAATTTCTTTGAGCCAACCCTCACTCCAAGGAAAGACCCTGACGGGGAAATAGTTGCACCTGTACAACCTTTAGTTCCTTCAGATGAGCCAGAACAGGATTCTGATTACGAAGTAATAATTCCAAAGAAGTCAACAATTAAGACGAGAGCAGAGAATCCTATCTCAGACGTTCAAGACGAACCTATAACCCCATCCGTGGATCAACCTTCTGTATCATTTGAACCGCAGGAAGAGCCTGAGCATGTCGATGAAACTACTCATACCACTGAGTCTGTAACAAATCCATCGCAAGAGGTGCAAACACCTTCTGAGTCGGAACCAGTTTCAGAACCAGAACCTATTGATCTCAATTACGAGAAACCGTCTTGTGACGTTATTATAGGTAAAAATGGCGATAGTCCCCAGTTCGGTATCATCGGTAAGATGAATAGCAATGGGCGTGTAATTGGTCTTGACTTAAATGAATGCAATACAATCAGCTTGTTTGGCGTTCAAGGTGCTGGAAAAAGTTATACGATTGGTTCAATTACAGAAATGGTACTCCGCCAATTCTCTAAAGTGAACTTGTTACCTGCGCCAATGGCCAGTGTTATTTTCCATTATAGTGACAGCATGGATTATGCTCCAGAATTCACATCTATGGTATATCCTAATGATGAAGCTGGTCAATTAGCGAAGCTTAAAGCCGAATATGGAGCAGAACCAGGCAGTATCAAAGATGTTATTCTTCTTGCACCTGAAAGTCAGGTGGAAGCCAGAAAAGAAGAATATCCTGATATTGAAGTCCATCCAATAGGATTCGATTCATCAGAATTGGCCGTTCGTGATTGGATGTTCTTGCTTGGGGCAATGGGAAATGATTCCACCTACATTAAGGAACTAAAGCAGATTATGAAATCATGCCGAAACAATATGTCATTGCAAAACATCCGTGACGGTGTGGTAGACAATGGTCACATGAGTTCTTCTCAACGTTCAATGGCTGAACAGAAATTGGATTTTGCTGAGGAGTACATTACAGATGGCAACAAGCTTCAGCAGTACTTGAAACCCGGACGTTTGATAATTGTTGACCTTCGCGATGAGTTTATTGAAAAGGACGAAGCTCTTGGATTGTTTGTGGTAATGCTCAACATCTTTTCGAGTGTGATGAAAGTTGATGGCAGGGCATTTAATAAGTTCATTGTATTTGACGAGGCACATAAGTATATGAATAACAAGGAACTTGTTGGGTCTATCACTACTGCTATACGTGAAATGCGTCATAAAGGTGTTTCTATTATGATAGCGAGCCAAGACCCAATGAGCTTGCCAACGGAAATCATTGAGTTGAGCTCAATTGTCGTGATGCATCGCTTCAGTTCGCCAGCATGGGTAAAGCATGTGCAGAAAGCCATAACACCTTTGCAGACGTTGACTGCGACAGAAATGGCAGTTTTGGGCTCTGGGGAAGCATACTTGTGGGCAAACAAGTCTTCTGACAAGACAATTACTCAGCGTCCAATAAAAATAAGTATTCGCCCTCGTGTGACAAAGCATGGTGGTGACACTATTCAAGCAATTAAGTAA
- the mads6 gene encoding methylation-associated defense system protein kinase MAD6 — MAQIRKPIHDDGPVNAGEQRLLDYLDLKLPSNYIIIPNLNIAITGQNRVMKYWEYDCIVVAPHAVYHIENKDWAGNLEGDDWAWFRSGQEVANPHKTAGLKSRILASKIKNQHPDWRFGQILTAITLSHPQQSKFGLDPTCDCYKQTFTLGEDLIDFLTKPELVGRTPGMIMDIQSQLVDLLSGQSVERRRAERKEIFNYLIEEVLQETEEFTEYLCVPKLIATARYKVREYPLDVAGKSPEELKKLSLMVQNASFAQDKIGASPFIVKTDCRMNEEQTYYYEISRYQDESSLRSKLRQKTFKQTDKISIILDVANALKAAHKEQVYHRDVCPENIFVYEGGKAALANFGMAWFVEHSDLSFTVKKDTNINSPYTAPEFLEGDVCSGSDIFALGVIFYELMTGKLPFDSCLTFTSALGGLLTEDLMPSKVSKDLPEWMDEVVKHTIVADPFKRWQEADEFIEFINNSMEEEQKKTIEAQNAKAGNNTTSQPKDAYLKDMKPGVKVTPSMTLHEILGRGGFGRVFKVWHDMQKQFLAIKIFERDASVDNAINEFEALKSLHHPNIVEFKFNDRTQQGLFYTLMELLEGENLQDYTRGDLRLPVDEVYKMSTQILKALRYMQEEQNPPVYHRDIKPSNIMWHKRQIYKLIDFNISTTTDDKSFGGTFPYMAPDLVLSGNKIDWDKSADTFAVGITIYELLAHAYPWPGSNMRPNIHMQPTDIRSYNDKLTNEIAEFIMKAIITDRHKRFTSAKEMLEALEKIGVNGILKDTSTIINTSTVNANPVDYINSLYSQSRHGNSGTRAGAKTHAFDDLTYTKTKLDKQLIQDIKNLKYKLIIITGNAGDGKTAFIHRIEDQGTNKESFSTNNGSQFYINGIRFESNYDGSQDEDEKANDKVLAQFLSPFNNLSDYTQAQEGRVIAINEGRLVDFLSTHDELKKLRDNIEDYFYQEGHAELLPGLMVINLNLRSVTARDGNSPSLLAQQVKKLTRPELWSKCEGCPIADRCYIKYNVDTFQDSSAGDEVINRLEWLVRTIFYKRELHITMRDLRSMIAWMLTRDYSCDEVKQLVEYVQTEQLPEYYWQYYYFNLTAPVVWPAKDFMLPSLDSNDRLVKLLRETDVAGVALPAYDRDLYYTSKRPNDYLIFSDRKRSLLNDFNENNVIIPAYEVKSDVIRMQATGRHKSYVRHQYFEGKFNFRRRLPYRYASMFEEQLRVEDERALKETMQDLACAISASEGCDNARLTEGYLLLASSNVGDPISKSYRRFPLDEFELFVNKTEHLTKYIEYESDSLTFRHKTDKFIQLTVSLDLYEMLQYIRAGFSPSVNDLRGRFIELQIFKNLLEAKTYTEILVTKNNRKFTVIRLDGKKHIVIEPLNA, encoded by the coding sequence GATTGGGCTGGTAATCTCGAAGGAGATGACTGGGCTTGGTTCCGTAGTGGTCAAGAGGTTGCAAATCCTCATAAGACAGCAGGACTAAAGAGCCGTATTCTCGCCAGCAAGATAAAGAACCAACATCCAGATTGGCGTTTTGGCCAGATACTAACAGCTATTACTCTGAGCCATCCTCAGCAGTCAAAATTCGGATTAGACCCTACCTGTGATTGTTACAAGCAAACATTCACATTGGGAGAAGACTTGATTGATTTCCTTACTAAGCCAGAACTTGTTGGGCGTACTCCAGGAATGATTATGGATATTCAGTCACAACTTGTCGATTTGCTTTCTGGTCAGTCTGTTGAACGTAGAAGAGCTGAACGCAAGGAAATCTTCAATTATCTCATAGAAGAGGTTCTTCAAGAGACTGAGGAGTTCACGGAATACCTGTGTGTTCCTAAACTCATTGCAACAGCACGTTATAAAGTACGTGAATATCCTCTTGATGTAGCAGGTAAGAGTCCCGAAGAGCTGAAGAAACTGAGTTTGATGGTTCAGAATGCAAGCTTTGCCCAAGACAAGATAGGTGCATCTCCATTCATTGTCAAGACTGATTGCAGAATGAATGAAGAGCAGACTTACTATTATGAGATAAGCCGCTATCAGGACGAAAGTTCACTCAGAAGCAAACTCCGTCAGAAAACTTTCAAACAGACAGATAAAATCAGCATTATACTTGATGTTGCTAATGCGCTAAAAGCTGCGCATAAGGAACAGGTATATCATCGCGACGTGTGTCCTGAGAATATCTTTGTATATGAAGGAGGTAAAGCGGCATTGGCAAACTTTGGTATGGCATGGTTTGTCGAGCATTCTGACCTGAGCTTTACTGTAAAGAAAGATACTAATATCAACTCACCATATACAGCACCTGAATTCTTAGAAGGTGACGTATGTTCAGGAAGCGATATATTCGCACTTGGAGTAATCTTTTATGAATTGATGACTGGCAAACTACCTTTTGATAGTTGCCTCACATTTACTTCTGCATTAGGTGGATTGCTTACAGAAGACCTCATGCCAAGTAAGGTATCAAAAGATCTTCCAGAATGGATGGATGAAGTAGTCAAGCATACAATCGTAGCTGACCCATTCAAACGTTGGCAAGAGGCAGATGAATTTATAGAGTTCATCAATAATTCAATGGAAGAAGAGCAAAAGAAAACCATTGAAGCTCAAAATGCCAAAGCAGGAAACAACACCACAAGTCAGCCCAAGGATGCATATTTGAAAGACATGAAGCCTGGAGTTAAAGTAACTCCGTCTATGACCCTTCATGAAATTCTCGGACGAGGTGGATTTGGACGTGTGTTCAAGGTATGGCATGATATGCAGAAACAATTTCTTGCCATTAAAATCTTTGAACGCGACGCATCTGTTGACAATGCCATCAACGAGTTTGAGGCATTAAAATCGCTCCACCACCCCAACATTGTTGAGTTTAAATTTAACGACCGTACTCAACAAGGACTGTTCTACACATTGATGGAGCTGCTTGAAGGTGAAAACCTGCAAGATTATACAAGAGGTGACCTGCGTCTTCCTGTTGACGAGGTGTATAAGATGTCTACCCAAATTCTGAAAGCTTTACGCTATATGCAGGAAGAACAAAATCCTCCTGTATATCACAGAGATATTAAGCCAAGTAATATCATGTGGCATAAGCGTCAGATTTATAAGCTTATTGATTTCAACATTTCTACGACGACCGATGATAAGTCGTTTGGAGGAACATTCCCATATATGGCTCCAGACCTTGTTTTATCGGGAAATAAGATTGATTGGGATAAGTCTGCCGACACATTTGCAGTGGGTATCACAATCTATGAGCTGCTTGCTCATGCCTATCCATGGCCAGGAAGCAATATGCGTCCCAATATACATATGCAGCCTACAGACATTCGTAGCTACAACGACAAACTGACAAATGAGATTGCAGAGTTTATAATGAAGGCTATCATTACAGATAGACATAAGCGATTTACATCTGCCAAAGAAATGCTTGAAGCACTGGAGAAGATTGGTGTCAATGGTATATTGAAGGATACTTCAACTATCATAAATACTTCTACAGTCAATGCGAATCCAGTCGATTACATAAATTCTCTCTATAGTCAAAGTCGCCATGGTAATAGCGGCACACGAGCAGGAGCAAAGACTCATGCCTTTGATGATTTGACTTATACCAAGACAAAACTTGATAAGCAACTCATTCAAGACATCAAAAATTTGAAGTATAAACTGATTATCATTACAGGAAATGCTGGTGATGGTAAGACTGCATTTATCCATAGAATTGAAGATCAAGGTACAAATAAAGAATCATTTTCCACAAACAATGGTTCACAATTCTATATCAACGGAATACGTTTCGAATCTAATTATGATGGCTCACAGGATGAGGATGAAAAAGCTAATGATAAAGTGTTGGCTCAGTTCCTCTCTCCTTTCAACAATCTTAGTGACTACACTCAGGCACAGGAAGGTCGAGTTATTGCTATCAACGAAGGTCGTTTGGTTGATTTTCTCTCCACTCATGATGAGTTGAAAAAGCTCCGAGATAACATTGAAGACTATTTCTATCAGGAAGGTCATGCAGAACTCCTCCCAGGTCTGATGGTCATCAATCTTAACCTTCGTTCTGTTACTGCAAGAGACGGCAATTCTCCAAGTCTTCTTGCTCAGCAGGTGAAGAAATTGACTCGTCCAGAGTTATGGTCAAAGTGTGAGGGATGTCCTATTGCCGACCGTTGTTATATAAAATATAATGTAGATACCTTCCAAGACAGCAGTGCAGGAGATGAAGTTATCAATCGTCTCGAATGGCTTGTAAGAACTATTTTCTATAAACGTGAGCTCCATATCACCATGAGAGACTTGCGTTCTATGATTGCTTGGATGCTAACACGAGACTACTCTTGTGATGAGGTCAAGCAATTAGTGGAGTATGTTCAGACAGAACAGTTGCCTGAATACTATTGGCAGTACTACTACTTCAATTTAACTGCTCCAGTTGTATGGCCAGCAAAAGACTTCATGCTCCCATCACTTGATTCTAACGACCGCTTGGTTAAATTGCTAAGGGAAACAGACGTTGCTGGTGTTGCTTTACCAGCTTATGATCGTGACCTCTATTATACATCTAAGCGTCCAAATGACTATCTGATTTTTAGTGACCGCAAGCGCAGCCTATTGAATGACTTTAACGAAAACAATGTCATTATTCCTGCGTATGAGGTTAAATCTGATGTTATAAGAATGCAGGCAACAGGTCGCCATAAGAGTTATGTGCGTCATCAGTATTTTGAAGGAAAATTTAATTTCCGCAGACGTCTGCCATACCGCTATGCAAGTATGTTCGAGGAGCAACTTCGAGTTGAAGACGAAAGGGCTCTCAAAGAAACTATGCAAGATTTGGCTTGCGCCATCTCTGCAAGTGAAGGTTGCGACAATGCACGTTTGACAGAAGGTTATCTACTTTTGGCAAGTTCAAATGTAGGTGATCCTATTTCAAAGAGCTATCGTCGTTTCCCATTGGATGAATTTGAGCTATTCGTAAATAAGACAGAGCATCTGACTAAATATATCGAATACGAAAGCGATAGTCTTACTTTCCGTCATAAAACCGATAAGTTTATTCAGTTGACTGTCAGCCTTGACCTCTACGAAATGCTTCAATACATTCGTGCTGGTTTCAGTCCTTCTGTGAATGACCTACGAGGTCGATTCATTGAACTTCAGATTTTCAAGAACCTCTTAGAGGCCAAAACTTATACAGAGATTCTTGTTACGAAGAACAACAGGAAGTTCACTGTAATTCGTCTCGACGGCAAGAAACATATTGTAATTGAACCTCTTAACGCATAA